A genome region from Conger conger chromosome 16, fConCon1.1, whole genome shotgun sequence includes the following:
- the LOC133114124 gene encoding retinoic acid-induced protein 1 has protein sequence MQSFRERSGFHGNQHCYQQEPHHESASRLEGYRHHHGGRRGYESHPHTVAPGSKDCYSLQAFPGYGAGDSAPPKKQYKEGKVSVLTQQQQHLQQTGYTNHNHIMGPAYPAQYLNEGNLQQKWPDTPHLPHYDQEGGTVGTPSGSQYLEQNMLAVPQGQCPHSSQQPTPVYGSHHQRPLPRDASPSPAIHSQGRLHFPQQPQPLPLPGPTQAYMDKCSPLPHCYKGYPVPPAAQYNRQLGGSSSSAGGGLKPSPYRSQNSYAYPQPPSRAGYEQLQGPQGMPAAQEGLSKYQHFGQLQQNYCLSDVSVRSPEQYYQNCSPGSGHSPARSMGRSPSYSSTPSPLMVSSESFQYSQQQQPPIVSTGPAPSSSSASSSSSSGLQEQGLLIPPHSHAPQSTSHQKPSYTTTAKERFPEKLLSNPSLWSLNALTSQVESISNNVQQLLLSEALVGSRRASRRGGSKKADDYKSQPRMHEDASCSDSQDRGPQPEVYGTPQSTPAELQELGYSSSSDEQLERSYYYCGQRQTRSPVVPAPVNSQHALDAISSCSLTSPDNISTKSEDSLCALQSVDGAGSGAGVQSILHGECLDSMPQLATTQTGGNGNVTQVKNVGEEVVSLHGGVVIPSPIRPHQCSSLDMHSLRETLKKNIEESAWSLVEEKEADKEKGTIGHDIRPEVTNRQQQGDWPDDEKCPSVFHKVDKVPMCKNFPSDLEDNIYHDLQSQYYSDQSERASKASHALGYSCDKDIVPEVKSETYKSEAPTDYDTLEKTDPFIWRDDLRHQEQYLPAKEEDTGQHQQFGSGVEHFEEKLLSVIGDEKQEIPEEQCPVPHDQMAPEERLENRNSPSSQNGVSGRLLSCDVGEIHGSAKEPGDEQQPGVNAAGTESAVGEKRPAIRENLTSSYSTETVFPLQGEQAVPATQVRGHIEHRDAEVLEPDSPQLPGKSVMHPAPSWADTPPSPKKGDDDIEPGISCPSAVMPSPSAKSEPVALSSNLGALHRKHTRGRRGRPGRPAHIGARMHALVTTEDKEVSTVTASSKVMLFPDESIGISSKDICSQTPKISASEGFPSRMRTRSFTTQAIPKVCAHLKRRPGPKPSVDCPATNPPPPPNCPISKIKCMKQRDLVKDTWGPTKAKRGLGLTSQPDENQDTPSLPVVLPAKDQKSMVLPAKDQKSMVLRSRKQTEDIPVKEKEKKGTVCGSPKKPKETKKQKVISSNDQDGVISKPNLSNTLTLGKLTKAVPPVSKRKSSCQSPVPLKKQRGVKVKKMKAHEPPIETKVIGVRGPKRKLKGGEHLKTSFLTKDPPLLTSDIADLSSVPPQHPTKTKYLPPRKGRGLKYEAMVQKITSPGLKKQVLNPQVEDVVQGDPAPKAATSTLQTLKEKEMPTPVEVKVEEGGDSWSVATGREVEACIKGATVGRRRGRPAEPRDRPEVPLDPVPEATSLILNMPRLAKQRAIKNNREMHLKQRRRRKKGPPSAEQQDPTSVPPPLSTLPPDPTHTIPLDPAAPICTEQMTEAPQTTTIPTTSVCKRGRPPRLPPMKRGCGKGFGKQNSKKAVAVTITGPKKKLKQNTETLSVKTTQKVHKPKVRHRKYCITHIVDTTAEEDKWPEVPLKGKSQESKRVTRKSFKPYVCIDSSDELPSHCVIINRPEEEMHLLQDRRRRKKSSVNVTATSNLAAAPSFCHAMLQGPLVNAGLSGRSLTCCLCGKPANYRELGDLCGPYYEEDSVPRKALSFTLKLEHGEGGELAGESGTVVPNTSPPKSDSFKNPGRWGRGSPGKLRRMGRVLGVGRTRRPSFREQYRRLRLLQGEGQGWGRAGLRTLQMEAEAKEHWAHEACAVWTRKVMLIAGKLYGLTEATQAAAQMCCSACQNVGASISCCREGCPQIFHFVCAKDIGCLFHEDNFSLTCVEHKDM, from the exons ATGCAGTCATTCAGAGAGAGGAGCGGTTTCCACGGTAACCAGCACTGCTACCAGCAAGAGCCCCACCACGAGTCAGCATCACGCCTGGAGGGCTACAGGCATCACCACGGCGGGCGGCGGGGCTACgagtcacacccccacactgttGCACCAGGGTCTAAAGACTGCTACAGCTTGCAGGCCTTTCCAGGCTATGGTGCAGGGGACTCGGCCCCACCCAAGAAGCAGTACAAGGAGGGCAAGGTTTCTGTTTTgacccagcagcagcagcacctgcAGCAGACTGGCTACACCAATCACAATCACATCATGGGCCCCGCCTACCCAGCACAGTATCTGAACGAGGGTAACCTGCAGCAGAAGTGGCCCGATACCCCACACCTGCCCCACTATGACCAAGAGGGAGGGACGGTGGGAACCCCCAGTGGGTCCCAATACCTAGAGCAGAACATGCTGGCTGTCCCCCAGGGCCAGTGCCCCCACAGCAGCCAGCAGCCCACACCTGTCTATGGCAGCCACCACCAGCGACCCTTGCCACGTGACGCCTCCCCGTCCCCTGCTATCCACAGCCAGGGACGCCTGCACTTCCCCCAGCAGCCTCAGCCTCTGCCCCTGCCAGGCCCCACCCAGGCCTACATGGACAAGTGCAGCCCCCTACCCCACTGCTATAAGGGCTACCCTGTGCCCCCTGCAGCCCAATACAACAGGCAGCTTGGAGGCAGCAGTAGCAGTGCTGGTGGAGGACTCAAACCTAGCCCCTACCGTTCCCAGAACAGTTACGCCTACCCCCAGCCCCCATCGCGAGCCGGGTATGAGCAGCTGCAAGGACCACAGGGGATGCCCGCAGCCCAGGAGGGCTTATCAAAGTACCAACATTTTGGTCAACTCCAGCAAAACTACTGCCTGTCAGATGTGTCAGTGAGGTCACCTGAGCAGTACTACCAGAACTGCAGCCCTGGGTCTGGCCACTCTCCTGCCCGGTCCATGGGGAGGTCCCCCTCTTACAGCTCCACCCCTTCCCCCCTGATGGTCAGTTCTGAGTCCTTCCAGTacagtcagcagcagcagcccccCATTGTCTCCACAGGGcctgccccctcctcttcttctgcttcctcgtcctcctcttctggtctgcaggagcagggtttGCTAATTCCCCCGCACTCCCATGCACCACAGAGCACATCCCACCAGAAACCTAGCTATACCACCACAGCTAAAGAGCGCTTCCCTGAGAAGCTGCTGTCCAACCCCAGCCTGTGGAGCCTGAATGCGCTGACCTCACAGGTAGAGAGCATCTCTAACAATGTCCAACAGCTGCTTCTCTCTGAGGCCTTGGTGGGCAGCAGGAGGGCTAGCAGGCGAGGTGGGTCCAAGAAGGCTGATGACTACAAGAGCCAACCACGTATGCATGAAGATGCCTCTTGCTCAGACTCTCAGGACAGGGGGCCACAGCCAGAGGTCTATGGGACGCCTCAGTCAACCCCTGCTGAGCTCCAGGAGCTGGGATACTCCAGTAGCTCTGATGAACAGCTGGAGAGAAGTTACTACTACTGTGGCCAGAGACAGACCAGGAGTCCAGTTGTGCCAGCTCCTGTCAACTCCCAACATGCCCTGGATGCTATATCCTCCTGCTCCTTGACCTCTCCGGACAACATCTCGACAAAGTCAGAGGATTCTCTCTGTGCCCTGCAGAGTGTGGATGGTGCAGGATCTGGGGCTGGGGTTCAGAGCATTCTGCATGGGGAGTGTCTTGACTCCATGCCCCAACTTGCCACCACACAGACTGGGGGGAATGGCAACGTTACCCAGGTGAAGAATGTAGGAGAGGAGGTGGTGTCCCTTCATGGTGGTGTGGTCATTCCCAGCCCCATCAGACCCCATCAGTGCTCTTCACTTGACATGCATAGCCTGAGAGAAACACTCAAGAAGAATATTGAGGAGTCTGCCTGGTCTCTTGTTGAAGAAAAGGAGGCTGATAAGGAGAAGGGGACCATAGGTCATGACATCCGGCCTGAGGTTACCAATCGGCAGCAACAAGGGGACTGGCCAGATGATGAGAAATGCCCGTCTGTCTTCCACAAGGTAGACAAAGTTCCAATGTGCAAAAACTTCCCCAGTGACTTGGAGGATAACATATACCATGACCTACAGAGCCAGTACTACTCTGATCAGAGTGAGCGAGCCAGTAAGGCCAGCCATGCCTTGGGCTACAGCTGTGACAAGGACATTGTCCCCGAAGTGAAATCAGAAACTTACAAGTCAGAAGCGCCCACTGACTATGACACCCTTGAGAAGACAGACCCCTTTATCTGGAGGGATGACCTCAGACATCAGGAACAATATTTGCCAGCAAAAGAGGAAGACACAGGGCAGCATCAGCAGTTTGGCTCTGGGGTTGAGCATTTTGAAGAGAAGCTACTCTCAGTTATAGGGGACGAAAAACAGGAGATTCCAGAAGAGCAGTGCCCCGTCCCCCATGATCAGATGGCTCCTGAAGAGAGACTGGAGAACAGGAACTCTCCATCCTCACAAAATGGTGTTAGTGGCAGACTGCTGTCTTGCGATGTGGGAGAGATCCACGGTTCGGCCAAGGAGCCAGGTGACGAGCAGCAACCCGGTGTGAATGCTGCAGGGACAGAATCGGCAGTTGGTGAGAAGAGGCCGGCAATCCGAGAGAACTTGACCTCGTCATATTCCACAGAAACAGTGTTTCCATTACAAGGTGAGCAGGCTGTGCCTGCAACACAGGTGAGGGGCCACATTGAGCACCGTGATGCGGAGGTACTGGAGCCAGACTCCCCCCAGCTCCCAGGGAAATCAGTCATGCACCCTGCCCCATCCTGGGCTgacacacctccctctccaaaAAAAGGTGATGATGATATTGAGCCGGGGATAAGCTGCCCAAGTGCAGTGATGCCCTCACCCTCTGCAAAGTCTGAGCCTGTTGCCCTGTCATCGAACCTAGGGGCCCTCCATAGGAAGCACACGCGAGGCAGGAGGGGCCGCCCTGGCAGGCCGGCGCATATAGGTGCTCGAATGCATGCACTTGTCACCACTGAGGATAAAGAGGTCTCCACAGTCACTGCATCCAGCAAAGTTATGCTTTTTCCTGATGAATCAATAGGCATTAGCAGCAAAGATATCTGCAGCCAGACACCCAAGATTTCAGCATCAGAGGGCTTCCCTTCTAGGATGAGAACCCGTTCTTTTACCACACAGGCAATACCCAAGGTCTGTGCTCACCTGAAACGGCGTCCTGGCCCAAAGCCCTCTGTGGACTGTCCTGCCACCaatcccccacctcctcctaaCTGCCCAATATCCAAAATCAAGTGCATGAAGCAGAGGGACCTTGTAAAAGATACATGGGGTCCCACAAAGGCCAAGAGGGGACTGGGCTTGACCAGTCAACCAGATGAAAATCAGGACACACCTAGCCTTCCAGTGGTGCTTCCTGCTAAAGACCAGAAGTCCATGGTGCTTCCTGCTAAAGACCAGAAGTCCATGGTGTTGAGGTCCAGGAAACAGACAGAGGATATACCagtgaaggagaaagagaagaagggTACTGTGTGTGGTTCCCCAAAAAAGCCAAAAGAAACTAAGAAACAGAAGGTGATCTCTTCAAATGACCAGGATGGTGTGATCTCAAAGCCTAACCTTAGCAACACCTTAACACTTGGCAAGTTGACAAAGGCTGTACCTCCAGTTAGCAAGCGAAAATCTAGCTGCCAATCTCCAGTGCCCTTGAAAAAACAGAGGGGGGTGAAAGTCAAAAAGATGAAGGCCCATGAGCCTCCCATAGAAACCAAGGTAATAGGTGTGAGAGGCCCCAAGAGGAAGCTAAAAGGAGGGGAACATCTTAAAACATCCTTTCTTACCAAAGATCCTCCTCTTCTCACCAGTGACATAGCAGACTTATCCAGTGTACCACCTCAACATCCTACAAAAACGAAGTATCTACCACCAAGGAAAGGTCGAGGTCTAAAGTACGAGGCTATGGTTCAAAAGATTACATCACCGGGATTGAAAAAACAAGTTCTAAACCCTCAAGTTGAAGATGTAGTACAGGGAGATCCAGCGCCAAAGGCAGCCACCAGCACACTGCAGACTTTGAAAGAGAAGGAGATGCCAACACCTGTGGAGGTAAAAGTGGAAGAAGGCGGAGACTCATGGAGTGTTGCCACAGGAAGAGAAGTTGAGGCATGCATCAAGGGTGCAACTGTTGGGAGAAGGCGAGGGCGGCCAGCAGAGCCCAGGGATCGACCTGAAGTGCCATTAGATCCAGTTCCGGAGGCCACAAGCCTCATCCTAAACATGCCAAGATTGGCCAAGCAAAGGGCGATCAAAAACAACCGGGAGATGCACCTGAagcagaggagaaggagaaagaaaggTCCCCCCAGTGCTGAGCAGCAGGACCCAACTTCTGTACCACCGCCTCTCTCTACTCTGCCCCCTGACCCCACCCATACTATTCCCCTTGACCCTGCCGCTCCCATCTGTACAGAGCAGATGACAGAGGCACCGCAGACCACCACCATTCCCACTACCAGTGTCTGTAAGAGAGGGCGACCCCCAAGGCTACCTCCGATGAAAAGGGGATGTGGGAAAGGATTCGGCAAACAGAACAGCAAAAAGGCAGTTGCTGTCACAATAACAGGACCtaaaaagaaactaaaacagAACACAGAGACCTTGAGTGTCAAGACTACACAAAAAGTGCACAAACCCAAAGTGAGACACAGAAAATACTGCATCACTCATATTGTTGACACCACTGCTGAGGAGGACAAATGGCCAGAGGTTCCTCTAAAAGGCAAATCACAAGAAAGCAAAAGAGTCACCAGAAAATCCTTCAAGCCTTATGTGTGCATTGACAGCTCAGATGAATTGCCCTCCCACTGCGTCATCATCAACCGACCCGAGGAAGAGATGCACCTTCTCCAAGACCGAAGAAGGAGGAAGAAGTCCTCTGTGAATGTAACGGCTACCTCCAACCTAGCAGCAGCGCCAAGCTTCTGCCACGCAATGCTGCAGGGCCCCCTGGTCAATGCTGGGCTGTCTGGTAGGTCTCTGACCTGCTGCTTGTGTGGCAAACCAGCAAACTACCGGGAGCTAGGAGACCTATGTGGGCCATATTACGAAGAGGACAGCGTGCCTAGAAAGGCCCTGTCCTTCACGCTCAAATTGGAGCATGGAGAAGGTGGAGAGTTGGCAGGGGAAAGTGGCACAGTGGTTCCGAACACCAGCCCACCAAAGAGTGACAGCTTCAAGAACCCAGGCAGGTGGGGTCGGGGTAGCCCTGGGAAGCTCAGAAGGATGGggagggtgttgggggtgggcaGGACGAGGCGCCCCAGTTTCCGGGAGCAGTACAGGAGGCTGcggctgctccagggggaggggcagggatgGGGCCGGGCTGGGCTGCGGACGCTGCAGATGGAGGCAGAAGCCAAGGAGCACTGGGCCCATGAGGCATGTGCCGTTTGGACCAGGAAGGTGATGCTGATTGCCGGCAAGCTGTATGGGCTGACGGAGGCCACACAGGCTGCCGCCCAGATG TGCTGCTCAGCATGTCAGAATGTGGGTGCGTCCATCAGCTGCTGCAGGGAAGGCTGCCCCCAGATATTCCACTTCGTCTGTGCCAAAGACATAG GTTGCTTATTTCATGAAGACAACTTTTCATTAACATGTGTGGAACACAAG gatatgtaa